agttattttattattataatgattaATAAAGTTTAGGATATGTGTTGAGTCACCACCCGATGTGCTTCTGCTTTACAGAGGAAGCCCAGctagaggcagagagagaggaacaggaaaGGTTGGACCGAGAGAAAAAGGACCAGGAGCTGGAAAGGCTAGAATTAAGAGTCAGTCATGTTCAGCTACTGTGATTTACATCAAACTGCCGAGTGTGGATTATCTGATTCTTTTCCCTTCTGAGGGCAAATTATGTTtgaaagacaaatacaaccCCTGTACATAATCTACACAATACACAAATCCTCaaggaaacacacaggagaTGTTCGCTGTTGTCAGGAGTGGACAAACTTTCTGTTCTGGTGTTCAAGGATGTCTTTCGTTTACAGGACAGAGAGTACAGAGAGTTGGAGCTGAATGAATTGCACCATCTACTGGAGCAGAATCATTCTGCAGTAACTAAATGGAGAGctgatgctgcagagaaagccaaggtgtgtgtttctgtctgtgtgtgagttatTTAGTGGGAGGGAGACTTATCTGACGcatgtattttatatgtattGCAAACAAAGCAGCAATGATTACAATACAATTCTTATTTTGATCCATACTCTCACAAAGACATGCATGTGGatacaaaaagaacaaaaatatcaacagaTTTCCTCAGGCTGATAACATGCAGTGTATTTCTTTGTGACCAGTGGGAGCGGTACATGTGTTGTGATGGTGCCCCTGACCCAGAAGTGCAGCAGGATGTCAACACCTATTTAAGCTTATGGAGAGAGGACCCAGAGGTCAACATCACGCCCGTGCTCAAGCAATGTAACGTCGCTCTAcaggtttgtattttattttttaatcggTATTTGTTGTGCAATAACTTTATAGGACAATTCTCAGAAATAGAAAGGTCGACATTTATGGACACACTGTACCTTGTAGTGAAAATAAGCAGATATCGTGCAGCAATGCCAATAACACAAGACAAACATTATTGATCACATGCCACGGAATTCACTTTTTACAGCAGTAAATAGTCAGAATGACAAAAGAATacttgaaaatataaaatagtatAAAATAGGCAATAAGATAAATTTGAGTAAAACTACagagaatatgtacataatatagACCTTCACTACAGAGGTTAATATTATGGAAATTGACTTCCGTAAATGCAGTGAAAGGATGATTGCACAAAGATGttaactgtatttgtgtattatatataaggagatattgaaattgaagtatatttacataagcctacatatatatatatatatatatatatatatatatatatatatatatatatatatatatatatatatatatatatatatatatatacacacacacacacacaagtatatGGGCAGGTATGGTTTACAATATGAATATGGAGTGAAGCCAAGTGctagaaattaaatatttctaaTTCTATGGTTACAAAATCTGAGAGCAAATACATTTTGGCCCTCACAGCTGCTCGAGGAGCTGGAAGTTCTGCTCAGAGACGCTACAGATCCAAAAGAGGGCCAGAAGTACCAGGAGGCCGTCATCAGTCTGCAGGAGCTAATCCACTCCAAACTTCACCTCAGCACTGAGGAGATCTTCAAGGTAGGAGAACTATAAAACGCACAGGTTCTCCCACACTGTGGAGCACTTTGTAACTACAGTGTAAGGAAGTGGTTCATAAACATCAGGGGTTTACTGTTATGTGTATGGTTTGCCTGATACGAAGCAATATTGCAAACCCTGTTTGTCTCCTTGGTTACAGAGGGCCAATGAGAACACGGACACTGAAACAGGCAACATGCAGACTGTGGTGAAAGGCGACAACACTACGCTATGCGTGTGGGCCAACCTCAAGAGAAATCAAAGGTATATAGGCAGAAAATACGACAAATATATTGATAACGTATGATTAAGGTTTGCAGCTGAAATATCCAGTATTTTTCACTCCATGTCAAACTGGCTCACGCAGGTTTAAAGGATTAAACTTTGAAGAGGTCGGCCTCGGCTTTGAGCTTCCCAAACAGTTGACTATGAGCGACATCGCTGTACGGATTCTCCACACACACTACGACCACCTGTCCTCTCTTGCCTGGATGGCTCACCGCAAAATTCACACACCAAGCCACAGGTCTGACATCACTGCCAATTCTATTATTACAAAGGCTTTCTTTAACTGTAATAAAGATAATTAaactctgtttcttttctttctctgtttagTCCCGGATCTCTAGTAGTGGTTGACGAGGCCCCAGCAGACACTGATCTACCTGAGCAGGAGGAGACAAAAGACACGGAGGAGGGGAAGGATGACAATGAgacacaacagcaaacagcagacgAGGAGGTGCAGTCCATCCAAGAGTTAGAAGGGAGTAaggtaaaacaaaagaagaatgaaagggatgtttttctacattcaatgtgatgttttcattcgCATTGTGCATGTATCTCTCAGAGTGAAGACAGTCCTGAGTCGAGCAAAAGCAGTCGCGAGTCAGCAGAAGGCAGTGGGAGtcagatacagacacagatgGAGGCGCTCTGTGGTAAGAAGCCCAGTCTAACACTGCGCCccacatgtaaacacaagaTTTCAAACTGATGGACAGGTTTGACGATGCAAAGACTAACACGGTTTAACAACAACATCTAAGATACCAACATCTTTTAATGCTGATGATGGTTGTTTACACTGAAATTCGAATTTTTGGCATGATCCTGTTTTCGTTCTCTCAGTTGAGGGAGAATTTAGCTCTCCCTCAGAGCTGCTCACAATGGACAGCAGCGAACCTGTCCAGGCGGTGGACTTGATGGAGTACACACCTCTGGGTGGGGTCTTCTACTATGATGTGTTCCGCCTCCCACCACAAGCCCATCGTGTCAATGGCTGGGAAATTAGACAggtgaatagaatagaaaagagtttcagtgtttgttttcaccagACCCTGCTGTGGAGCCCCAGGTTTCCATTTCTCTCATTCCACATCGTCCACAGAAGCTGCACACGGGGCTGCAGGTGTTTCCGTACCCCACAGAGACGTTCAACTTGGATGACAACGAGGCCCTGACCTGCCCCCCTGTCGGAATGTCTGTGAAGTTGCCCGAGCGCGTTGTATTCTTGGAAACTCCGCAAGTGGCTCGCTGGGATGCTGCGGGTAA
The sequence above is a segment of the Hippoglossus stenolepis isolate QCI-W04-F060 chromosome 22, HSTE1.2, whole genome shotgun sequence genome. Coding sequences within it:
- the dnai7 gene encoding dynein axonemal intermediate chain 7, with the protein product MARKKTPKQSKGGKKTKKQKEEEKRLQEEEEAQLEAEREEQERLDREKKDQELERLELRDREYRELELNELHHLLEQNHSAVTKWRADAAEKAKWERYMCCDGAPDPEVQQDVNTYLSLWREDPEVNITPVLKQCNVALQLLEELEVLLRDATDPKEGQKYQEAVISLQELIHSKLHLSTEEIFKRANENTDTETGNMQTVVKGDNTTLCVWANLKRNQRFKGLNFEEVGLGFELPKQLTMSDIAVRILHTHYDHLSSLAWMAHRKIHTPSHSPGSLVVVDEAPADTDLPEQEETKDTEEGKDDNETQQQTADEEVQSIQELEGSKSEDSPESSKSSRESAEGSGSQIQTQMEALCVEGEFSSPSELLTMDSSEPVQAVDLMEYTPLGGVFYYDVFRLPPQAHRVNGWEIRQKLHTGLQVFPYPTETFNLDDNEALTCPPVGMSVKLPERVVFLETPQVARWDAADKQWRMDGISDVSYEEEEAKISFKMDSFQAFVLMQETYANLPFLSWELSPLGQDAATFTVNGPLIEISITIQGDQCILKSEVKGLSHLQGKWMSSPDLQRAMLNAGINIFVNEHTDKYVSSFGKDPLTEHAAYEQMAFFASACAFSRSKWNAKCGAAHLVMQAREHRGPATQPMDSWCLYLVGAQRSQKLEIKERSKTFSSNHDPSRDFHSTFIHMLQDDMSTDGIARTRESSYLFVDTVQSLLRATRPLMYS